The Desulfofundulus luciae genome includes a region encoding these proteins:
- a CDS encoding DUF342 domain-containing protein, producing the protein MVVPCPGVRLIVNGRECTQPTPVSMKDTVRVETVEERREGSWSVSVSSDGLQAILRTRPAVVVHRELPDLPPARVLQLKVVEREERFPPLTKDELLRELSRLGINHGVDWEACSRGVASCVEEEVVIARGIPAEPGKDGRVELLFSSISKVPVLAEEDEAVDFRERYVFTSVEAGDVLAVKHPPEPGRPGTSVKGEVIVPPSPRDFILSVGEGAVLTRDGERAVAARAGRPVASRWRDLVRVSVLPELVHAGDVDLASGNIVFKGDILIAGNVAEGMVVEAGGNVRVGGLVSGARVQATGSVVIRMNILSSVVIAGGVPAFLQGMLPQVHTLATGLQEMTMAIRQLLGHPAFKQGDLKGGIGPLVRLLLEGKFHHLPATASTFKKQVKNMPPGMVAEGLEEFVREVERALVRSPLAVRDLQELETLARRAGEWEQAFASPPSAESDVVASSIHNSTVIATGDVRVVGSGCYNSRIHAGKKVTVSGVFRGGEIQAGGDVHVGELGSRGGATTRVVTGPAAVVTVGCAFENASIVVGGLVYRFNREEKGIRLWLDKEGNLRSKGIPAWEIADLPQNRR; encoded by the coding sequence GTGGTGGTACCTTGTCCGGGGGTAAGGCTGATTGTTAACGGCCGGGAGTGCACTCAACCCACCCCCGTATCCATGAAGGATACGGTGCGGGTGGAAACGGTGGAAGAGCGTAGAGAAGGGAGCTGGTCTGTATCCGTTTCTTCCGATGGTCTACAAGCGATATTGCGAACGCGCCCTGCGGTGGTAGTTCATCGGGAACTGCCGGATCTCCCGCCTGCCAGGGTACTGCAACTGAAGGTAGTGGAACGGGAAGAACGTTTTCCACCACTCACTAAGGACGAACTATTGCGGGAGTTGTCCCGGTTGGGGATTAACCATGGCGTAGACTGGGAAGCATGTTCTCGCGGTGTTGCATCCTGTGTTGAAGAGGAGGTGGTTATCGCCCGGGGTATTCCTGCAGAACCGGGAAAAGACGGCCGGGTAGAATTGCTTTTTTCCTCTATTTCCAAGGTGCCGGTACTGGCGGAGGAAGACGAAGCGGTGGATTTCCGGGAACGCTATGTTTTTACGTCGGTAGAGGCGGGAGACGTCCTGGCTGTCAAACACCCGCCTGAGCCGGGTCGTCCCGGCACCAGCGTCAAGGGTGAGGTAATTGTGCCGCCGTCGCCCCGGGACTTCATCCTTTCGGTAGGCGAAGGAGCGGTGCTTACCAGGGATGGTGAACGGGCCGTAGCGGCCCGGGCTGGACGTCCTGTGGCTTCCCGCTGGCGCGACCTGGTGAGAGTAAGCGTATTGCCTGAACTGGTGCATGCTGGTGACGTAGATCTTGCTTCAGGTAACATTGTCTTTAAAGGAGATATCCTGATTGCTGGAAATGTGGCAGAAGGGATGGTGGTAGAAGCGGGCGGGAATGTCAGGGTGGGAGGGTTGGTCTCCGGCGCGAGGGTTCAAGCCACGGGGTCCGTCGTAATCAGGATGAATATCCTGTCATCGGTGGTAATCGCAGGAGGAGTTCCTGCTTTCCTGCAAGGAATGTTACCACAGGTTCATACCCTGGCGACCGGTTTGCAAGAGATGACCATGGCTATCCGGCAGTTACTGGGTCACCCGGCGTTCAAGCAGGGCGATCTTAAAGGCGGTATCGGCCCCCTGGTAAGGTTGCTGCTGGAGGGGAAGTTTCACCACCTTCCCGCTACCGCCAGTACCTTCAAGAAACAGGTTAAAAACATGCCTCCGGGAATGGTCGCTGAAGGCCTGGAAGAGTTTGTCCGGGAAGTCGAACGGGCGCTGGTTCGTTCCCCTCTGGCCGTGCGTGACCTCCAGGAGCTCGAAACATTGGCCAGGCGAGCCGGGGAATGGGAACAGGCCTTTGCGTCCCCGCCGTCTGCAGAAAGTGATGTGGTGGCGTCAAGCATCCACAATTCTACCGTTATAGCTACCGGCGATGTCCGGGTGGTGGGGAGTGGTTGTTATAATTCCCGGATCCATGCTGGTAAGAAGGTGACTGTATCCGGGGTCTTTCGCGGTGGCGAGATACAGGCTGGCGGGGATGTGCATGTGGGAGAGCTGGGGTCCAGGGGTGGGGCCACCACAAGGGTGGTGACTGGCCCGGCAGCCGTGGTTACCGTGGGATGTGCTTTTGAGAACGCTTCTATAGTGGTGGGAGGTCTGGTTTATCGTTTTAACAGGGAGGAAAAAGGCATCCGCCTCTGGTTGGATAAAGAAGGGAACCTCAGGTCCAAAGGAATTCCAGCTTGGGAAATTGCGGATCTGCCGCAAAACCGTCGCTGA
- a CDS encoding DMT family transporter has translation MPQKAPEYCSLEEGSGLLTAGLERPFINPYLAILVGVVGAAFSSIFTKLAMAPPLVIAFYRLGFAVLMIAPIALTRGREELRSMGRWDIMLACLSGVLLALHFTAWITSLEYTSIASSTVLVTMQPLFVVLGGYLIFKEKIARTGLVGAALALTGSTIVGVGDFQIGGQAFLGDILAFAGAIFIAGYVLIGRGLRHRLSLFPYIFVVYGVSTVTLFLGALLAGLSFFPYPPSTWLWFFLLALVPTIFGHTIFNWALRYVKAAVVSVSILGEPVGATILAYIIFHQVPSPLQLAGGAIIITGLSIFIRAAAEK, from the coding sequence ATGCCTCAAAAAGCACCAGAATATTGCTCCCTTGAAGAGGGGTCGGGGTTATTAACCGCCGGCCTGGAGCGTCCTTTTATCAATCCCTACCTGGCCATCCTGGTGGGAGTGGTGGGAGCCGCCTTTTCTTCCATCTTTACCAAGCTGGCCATGGCCCCACCCCTGGTCATTGCCTTCTACCGGTTGGGGTTTGCCGTGCTCATGATTGCTCCCATTGCCCTGACCAGGGGACGGGAAGAACTGCGCTCCATGGGCCGGTGGGACATAATGCTGGCCTGTCTTTCCGGCGTGCTGCTGGCATTGCATTTCACTGCCTGGATTACTTCCCTTGAGTACACATCTATTGCCAGTTCCACCGTGCTGGTCACCATGCAACCCTTATTTGTGGTTTTAGGCGGCTACCTGATCTTTAAAGAAAAAATCGCCCGCACGGGGCTTGTGGGGGCAGCCCTGGCTTTAACCGGCAGCACTATTGTGGGTGTGGGTGATTTTCAGATCGGCGGGCAGGCTTTTTTGGGAGACATCCTGGCTTTTGCCGGGGCTATTTTTATTGCCGGCTATGTATTGATCGGGCGCGGCTTGCGGCACCGCCTGTCACTATTCCCGTACATTTTTGTTGTTTACGGGGTCAGTACCGTGACTTTGTTCCTGGGTGCGCTGCTGGCCGGCTTGTCCTTTTTTCCTTACCCGCCTTCCACATGGCTGTGGTTTTTCCTCCTGGCCCTGGTGCCCACCATTTTCGGGCATACCATTTTCAACTGGGCCCTGCGTTATGTCAAGGCTGCCGTGGTCTCAGTGAGCATACTCGGCGAGCCGGTGGGGGCAACCATTCTGGCTTATATTATTTTTCACCAGGTGCCTTCACCCTTACAGCTTGCGGGCGGGGCGATTATTATCACGGGCCTGTCCATTTTTATCCGGGCGGCAGCGGAAAAATAG
- a CDS encoding PP2C family protein-serine/threonine phosphatase, whose amino-acid sequence MGEVITVNGKILRAYGLEVSGCSLPAEQVGGDFFEFISCDERTVFAVIGDVMGKGFHAARLMETIRHMLRECIRINPHPLEVVRRLNRVGGDELRKCGAFATLCLLCYDGIAGRLSCVNAGHHPPLLLSDGKVKVARCRGVALGLLEDYLGSGVEEFFLADGDAVVLYTDGLVEACGPGEQRYGQERLKKIVRLQNGADADRMKQNILSDLETFTRGFSQKDDVTLVVMKVTGKGGERGGD is encoded by the coding sequence ATGGGAGAAGTGATTACAGTGAATGGAAAAATACTAAGAGCTTACGGGTTGGAAGTTAGTGGGTGTAGCCTGCCTGCCGAACAGGTCGGGGGGGATTTTTTTGAGTTTATTTCCTGCGACGAGAGAACCGTGTTTGCCGTCATCGGAGACGTAATGGGTAAAGGATTCCATGCGGCCCGGCTGATGGAAACAATCCGCCATATGCTCCGGGAGTGTATCAGGATTAATCCCCATCCTCTGGAGGTGGTGCGCCGGTTAAACAGGGTGGGAGGGGATGAACTGCGGAAATGCGGGGCTTTTGCCACCCTATGCCTGCTGTGTTACGACGGGATAGCTGGACGCCTCTCCTGTGTCAATGCAGGGCACCACCCTCCCCTCCTTCTATCTGACGGCAAGGTGAAAGTGGCCCGGTGCCGGGGAGTCGCCCTGGGCCTGCTGGAAGATTACCTCGGGTCAGGGGTGGAGGAATTTTTTCTTGCCGACGGAGATGCGGTGGTGCTGTATACCGATGGACTTGTGGAGGCCTGTGGCCCGGGCGAGCAAAGGTACGGGCAGGAACGATTGAAGAAGATAGTTCGCCTTCAGAATGGTGCTGATGCAGACAGGATGAAACAAAACATTTTATCAGACCTGGAGACATTTACCCGCGGTTTTTCCCAAAAGGATGACGTGACACTGGTTGTTATGAAGGTGACGGGAAAGGGAGGTGAAAGGGGTGGAGATTAG
- a CDS encoding STAS domain-containing protein — protein sequence MLKVDVYVDRGVCRLVLNGELDVETVAQLQEVVGKVGEHTLEVDLSGVSFVDSTGLKSLLDISNDWRQKGGQMLILRPQPDVAEVMRLVGLDRLLAQNTAPGGEER from the coding sequence TTGCTGAAAGTAGATGTTTACGTTGACCGGGGGGTGTGCCGGCTGGTGCTGAACGGTGAATTGGACGTGGAAACGGTAGCGCAGTTGCAAGAAGTTGTTGGGAAAGTGGGAGAACACACGCTGGAAGTTGACCTGTCGGGCGTTTCTTTCGTTGATTCCACCGGTTTGAAAAGTTTGCTGGACATTAGCAACGACTGGCGGCAAAAAGGGGGCCAGATGCTGATTTTGAGGCCGCAACCTGATGTGGCGGAGGTGATGCGGCTGGTAGGGTTGGACAGGCTCCTGGCGCAAAACACCGCTCCGGGCGGAGAAGAGAGGTAG
- a CDS encoding ATP-binding protein has protein sequence MLLEDEHGRQYPAHILVLNTTEFGLETEAPVPGRYVIRLQENLWVEVAGVPFKGKNNVHVFDILCVHRKQGTARRLSREEYQLLAGSAGELIQEISRHLPEHLQDLVREKLLAEVEKSELINALRVGKVMKYEGGRFRYLSGQADLDLPMEEAEKLMRQAIRQAEHRREVIISADGQKVFDLHGVPFDHRSGGLLAFDITEVIEKERKMHQQEMQAYREAIAAVTGGRLYLVNSGEMEKVISEGTELARGEVRQTHDIPEARRAMREALPVLDSRRQHAIALCLTEALANALKHAGGGCWQARQSGDTVRIIVQDRGPGIKTSELARAT, from the coding sequence GTGTTACTGGAAGATGAGCATGGCAGGCAGTATCCGGCTCACATCCTGGTGTTAAATACCACGGAGTTTGGGCTGGAAACGGAAGCTCCTGTTCCGGGGCGGTATGTAATCAGGCTGCAGGAAAACTTGTGGGTCGAGGTGGCCGGGGTACCGTTCAAAGGGAAAAATAACGTCCACGTTTTTGATATCCTGTGTGTCCACCGGAAGCAGGGGACTGCCCGTCGTCTTAGCAGGGAGGAGTATCAGTTGCTGGCCGGAAGCGCCGGCGAGCTAATACAGGAGATTTCCCGGCACTTGCCGGAGCACCTTCAGGACCTGGTCAGGGAGAAACTGCTGGCTGAGGTGGAGAAATCCGAACTAATTAACGCTCTCAGGGTGGGGAAGGTGATGAAATATGAAGGAGGGCGCTTCCGCTACCTTTCAGGCCAGGCTGACCTGGACCTGCCTATGGAAGAAGCGGAAAAACTGATGCGCCAGGCTATCCGCCAGGCCGAACACCGCCGCGAGGTGATCATTAGCGCTGACGGGCAAAAGGTGTTTGACCTTCACGGCGTGCCCTTCGACCACAGGAGCGGTGGACTGCTGGCCTTTGACATCACCGAGGTGATTGAAAAGGAGAGAAAGATGCACCAGCAGGAGATGCAGGCTTACCGGGAGGCCATAGCGGCGGTAACGGGGGGCCGGTTATACCTGGTGAATAGTGGAGAAATGGAAAAAGTGATCTCAGAAGGGACGGAACTGGCCAGGGGTGAGGTCCGGCAGACCCATGACATTCCGGAAGCCCGCCGGGCAATGCGGGAAGCCTTGCCTGTTCTCGACAGCCGCAGGCAGCACGCGATTGCCTTGTGCTTGACAGAGGCGCTGGCCAATGCTCTCAAACATGCAGGGGGCGGTTGCTGGCAAGCCAGGCAGTCAGGGGACACCGTCAGGATTATCGTTCAGGACCGGGGTCCGGGAATCAAAACCAGCGAATTGGCCCGGGCAACGTGA
- a CDS encoding STAS domain-containing protein translates to MEIRVRQKKGMVILEVEGELDFSNVEQLQQEIQRRTEEVVEIDLQGLRFIDSSGVGMLLSQVRHLYKQGRTLRIVRIPDFIREDLEVIGFFQVLEALKTNPSA, encoded by the coding sequence GTGGAGATTAGAGTCCGGCAAAAGAAAGGGATGGTAATCCTGGAGGTGGAAGGCGAACTGGATTTCAGCAACGTGGAGCAGTTGCAACAGGAAATTCAGCGACGGACGGAAGAAGTGGTGGAGATAGATCTGCAGGGACTTCGGTTCATAGACTCTTCCGGGGTGGGAATGCTCCTGAGTCAGGTCAGACACCTGTACAAGCAGGGGCGTACCTTGAGAATTGTTCGTATCCCCGATTTTATTCGAGAAGACCTGGAAGTAATAGGTTTTTTTCAAGTACTGGAAGCTCTTAAGACAAATCCCAGCGCTTAG
- a CDS encoding methylated-DNA--[protein]-cysteine S-methyltransferase: MNGFHLLSTRAGWVGTAWGRQGLLVLTFPRPSREEALAALMDEVIPAEVNQGSGPALKRWPVAFLEERLNQYFQGRPVSFTDIPVDLSWCTPFVARVLDFVRHIGYGELWSYQQVAAAVGSPRAARAVGGALGTNRVPLVIPCHRVIRRDGSPGGFGGGLPLKLQLLQLEGVRPGPTGRYQLTNDSVCVNISNAPGSQMR; the protein is encoded by the coding sequence GTGAATGGGTTTCATTTATTATCCACCAGAGCGGGCTGGGTTGGTACTGCCTGGGGTAGGCAGGGGCTGCTGGTCCTGACATTTCCCCGGCCCAGCCGGGAGGAAGCCCTGGCTGCTCTGATGGATGAAGTAATACCCGCAGAAGTCAATCAAGGAAGTGGGCCTGCATTAAAAAGGTGGCCCGTGGCTTTTCTGGAAGAAAGGCTGAACCAATACTTCCAGGGCCGGCCGGTTTCCTTTACGGATATTCCCGTGGATCTTTCCTGGTGCACCCCTTTTGTGGCCCGGGTGCTGGATTTTGTACGGCACATCGGGTACGGTGAATTATGGTCGTACCAGCAGGTGGCGGCAGCCGTCGGCAGCCCCCGGGCCGCCCGGGCCGTGGGCGGGGCTTTGGGGACCAACCGGGTTCCACTGGTTATTCCCTGCCACCGGGTAATCCGCCGGGATGGATCGCCCGGCGGTTTTGGCGGCGGCCTGCCTCTAAAACTGCAGCTATTGCAACTCGAAGGCGTGCGACCCGGCCCCACCGGGCGATACCAATTGACAAATGACTCTGTTTGCGTTAATATAAGTAATGCGCCGGGTAGTCAAATGAGATAA